In Raphanus sativus cultivar WK10039 chromosome 5, ASM80110v3, whole genome shotgun sequence, the following proteins share a genomic window:
- the LOC108838388 gene encoding transcription factor ORG2-like encodes MHALDTSLFPNFQLASMGEYESYNIIGDNHSNGTFLDFPVPKTYEVVHHQTSLGVSVPSEGNGTDNDLVMIKKLNHNANERNRRKKINYLFESLSSCLPGSDESKKLSIPQTISRSVQYIPELQGQVKMLNQKKEDLLARVSGQRERYVKSQPKVVASYVSTVFATMLRDNEVMVQISSSKIMNLSICNVLNGLEDDGFVLVDISSSSSRGERVFYTLHLQVDKIDNYKLISEELSQRVLYLYEKCGKSFK; translated from the exons ATGCATGCATTGGACACTTCATTATTCCCAAACTTTCAGTTGGCGTCGATGGGAGAGTACGAGAGCTACAACATTATCGGAGATAACCATAGCAACGGCACGTTTCTTGATTTTCCAGTGCCGAAGACGTATGAAGTGGTTCATCACCAGACCAGCTTAGGGGTTTCTGTTCCGTCGGAGGGAAATGGAACAGACAACGATTTGGTCATGATCAAGAAGCTTAATCACAATGCTAATGAGCGTAACCGTCGCAAGAAAATCAACTATTTGTTCGAATCTCTTAGTTCATGTCTTCCTGGCTCTGATGAGTCG AAGAAGCTAAGTATTCCTCAGACGATTTCACGGAGCGTGCAGTACATACCGGAGCTGCAAGGGCAAGTGAAGATGCTAAACCAAAAGAAGGAAGACCTCTTGGCACGAGTATCGGGTCAAAGAGAACGTTACGTTAAGTCGCAACCAAAGGTGGTTGCTAGTTATGTCTCCACCGTTTTTGCAACTATGCTTAGAGACAACGAAGTGATGGTCCAAATCTCATCGTCCAAGATTATGAATCTTTCGATATGTAATGTGCTGAATGGATTAGAAGATGATGGGTTTGTTCTCGTGGATatttcatcttcaagttctcggGGAGAACGAGTCTTTTATACTTTGCATCTTCAAGTGGACAAGATTGATAATTACAAGCTAATTTCCGAAGAGTTAAGTCAAAGGGTTTTGTACTTGTATGAGAAATGTGGGAAGTCGTTTAAATGA